One window of Amaranthus tricolor cultivar Red isolate AtriRed21 chromosome 11, ASM2621246v1, whole genome shotgun sequence genomic DNA carries:
- the LOC130827312 gene encoding uncharacterized protein LOC130827312, whose product MKEDEIGEIPVVKEFVDVFPYEIPEMPPMRELDFKIDLFPGTGPISKAPYRMAPAELQELKVQLEYMLDKGYIRPSVSPLGAPVLFIRKKDGTLRLCYHQLRIAEEDIAKTACRTRKSSIFGNVITKDGVMVDPSKVQAVMNWPTTTNVTEYCEGKANKVADALSRKSSHTMNALILADELCEEIHRMNLELVEYGYVGTQLNGMTIESDIFEEISYKGRWCIPHDEELKTKIMTEAHNSPYSIHPGGDKMTLYRIEIRDFNPNFGRCYKKQWARY is encoded by the exons ATGAAAGAGGACGAGATAGGAGAGATACCTGTAGTTAAAGAGTTTGTTGATGTGTTCCCATATGAGATTCCAGAGATGCCACCTATGAGAGAGTTAGACTTCAAGATTGACTTATTTCCGGGAACAGGACCCATTTCAAAGGCACCTTATAGGATGGCACCTGCCGAGTTACAAGAGTTGAAGGTACAACTTGAGTATATGTTGGATAAAGGATATataagaccaagtgtatcaccctTGGGAGCCCCAGTATTATTTATTAGGAAGAAAGATGGAACATTGAgactat gttatcatcaattacgaATTGCAGAAGAGGATATAGCCAAAACAGCTTGTCGAACGAG AAAAAGTAGCATTTTTGGGAATGTAATTACAAAAGATGGAGTAATGGTAGATCCCTCGAAGGTTCAAGCAGTAATGAACTGGCCTACAACTACTAATGTGACAGAA TATTGTGAAGGTAAGGCAAACAAGGTAGCTGATGCTCTGAGTAGGAAGTCAAGTCATACAatgaatgcattaattttagcagatgAGTTGTGTGAAGAGATTCATAGGATGAACTTAGAATTGGTAGAATATGGATATGTGGGTACTCAATTGAATGGAATGACGATTGAATccgatatttttgaggaaattagt tataaaggaagatggtgcatACCGCATGACGAGGAGCTTAAGACTAAGATTATGACCGAAGCTCATAATTCCCCATACTCAATACATCCtggtggtgataagat GACATTGTATCGGATAGAGATTCgagatttcaatccaaatttTGGAAGATGCTATAAGAAGCAGTGGGCACGATACTAA
- the LOC130827311 gene encoding uncharacterized protein LOC130827311 has protein sequence MPPVRELEFKINLVLGTGPISKAPYRMAPVELQELKVQLGDLLDKGYIRSKEDIAKTAFRTRYGHYEFTVMPFGLTNVHAVFMDLMNRTFKPYLDKFVILSSITVAKNSKKVPTVSTGTGTIAGETAT, from the exons ATGCCACCTGTGAGAGAGTTAGAATTCAAGATTAATTTAGTTCTGGGAACAGGCCCCATTTCAAAGGCACCTTATAGGATGGCACCTGTCGAGTTGCAAGAGTTGAAGGTACAACTTGGGGATTTGTTGGATAAAGGATATATAAGATCAA AAGAGGATATAGCCAAAACAGCTTTTCGAACGAGGTAtggccattatgagttcacagtcatgccctttggactcACTAATGTGCATGCTGTCTTCATGGACCTTATGAATAGGACTTTTAagccttatttggataagttt GTTATCCTGTCTAGTATAACCGTtgctaaaaatagcaaaaaagtTCCAacagttagtactggaacaggaactattGCTGGAGAAACTGCTACTtaa